ATAGCTTACCTGCTGGGCTAGAGTACGTTTCGTACAAAAGTACTGCCGATGTACGCTTTCATAAAAAAGGTCAAACCCTCACTTGGGAAATAGCTAATAAAAACAGTAGTTTAAGCCCAGGAAATAGATGGCACCAAATAACGGTAACAACAAAATCTACCAAAGCCACTACTAAGAAGCTGTGTAATGCAGTGGTAATTAATGCCGGGAACGCCAAACGTGCTGAAGCAAAAGATACTACATGCATTACGGTTGTTAAGCCTACGTGCCCTGGTACAGGGTTACCTATTCCCGCGGGAGGTGTTGGAGCCTGCCTAGTTCAATGCCCAGACGGCTCGCAGATTCCGTATAATCAAAGTTGTAGTGTACCCCAACTTAGTTGTAGTAATTTACAAGTAGTCGCTGCATCAGCCTGGAACACCAGAGAACTGCAAACTACGGTCGCCAGCCAGCCGGGCGCTGCTGTGCGACAGGTTGACTTTTACATAAATGGGCAATTAGCTGGCTCTTCACAAAATGCAACAAGCCAAGGAGTGTATTCGTATACGGGCAGCTTCCCTGATGCAGGCACGTACATAATCAAAAGTGAGGTCATTGCTGCTAATGGGCAGGTTCAGCCCAGCCAAAACTGTATGTACGAAGAAACAATTAATAAACCAGACGTTAATGGACCAATCTTGGTAACAGATAAACGTGTTCGGAATGAGACACAAAATATTGATAACGCGAACAACACAACCGCCAACCCTGGTGATCAGCTAACGTATAGTCTTACTATCACCAACCAAGGTGCCAGCCCAGCCGTAGACCTAGCGCTCTCTGGTGAATACGCTGAAGATATACGTGATATTTTAGAATATGCCGATATTGTGACACTTAACGACGGTGTGCTTAATAAAGAAACCAGCAAAATTACATGGGCAGCTACTACAATTGCGCCCGGGCAAACCATAACTAAAACATTCGCCGTTAAGGTCAAAGATCCTTTGCCTGCTACACCAATATCATTGTCTAACCCATTATCGTATGACTATGAAATGCACAATAAGTTTGGCCGAACAGTTGTTGTTAAGCTGAATAAACCTGGTTCAAAAGCTATTGAACAAACTGCGAGCATGCTACCTAATACTGGTCCAGGAAGCACGTTACTAATGAGTACACTGATAGTAGTCGTTGTTGCCTATTTTTACTATCGTAATAAACTACTCTCAAAAGAATTGGGTATTATTCAAAAAGAGTTTCAAGCGGGAGGACTATAGGTATGTCAGAAAAACTTCGCCACAACCACGAACAACAGTCTAATCACACTGAGAAAAAACCATACCACCACGAAACTATTCGTAAACACGAGACGCACACGTCTCCTGAACGTACACATTCTAAAGAGGCTATTTATAAGACAATAGAAAGTCAGGCTAAAAGCAAAGATAGCTTAAACATAACCCACACAGAAAAAGAGCATCATCAGCGACCTCATCACTATATTACCCGCAGCGTTAAACTTGGTGTGTATACCCACACAATTAAGCGTGTACAAAGCCAGCTAAAGCCCACAGAGCGCGTTTTTAGTAAAATTATACATAACGATACTATTGAAACTATAAGCGAGCTTGGCGCGGACACTGTGGGACGTTCCAGCGCAATTCTAGGCGGAGGCATCGTCATGGTCTTCGCTGGACTCGGCTTACTACTCACTGCCCGGTATTTTGGTTTTACAATACCCTTAAGTAGCCTCATTGTGTTATATGTAATCGGTTTTGTATTAGTGTTTATCGTTGATATCGCAAGCAAACCTCTAAAAAATCGGCGCCGTAAACACAACTAACGCACGTATTTCTTTTTTCGTTTTTTATGAACTGGTTTTAGAGGTTAGATTACCATTCTTGTCTATATGTATTGTGTCATCATGAGAAAACATACCTTTTGTACCAGTTTTTGCCACAATACTATCTTTTTGGGTAGAGGTACCTTGTTGAGAACTACTTGTGGTATCTGTTTTTGTATTGAGTGATTCTTTGAGTTTATTTGCAATGGAATCTATTTCTTGGTTATCTACAGTTTTACTACTGATATTTCGGTTGGTAGAAATATCGCCTTTTGGTACTGTCTCTGCAGCCTTGGGGGTTGTTGGGGCTGCTTGAGCTGCTGTTTGTTGTGGCCCAGCCGCCATCGCCGGATTCGTAATACGTTTGGCGTCTTGCGCTCGGCGCTTTGCCAGCCAATCATCTAAAAACGAGCTCTGGCCGGGCGGCTTAGGAGGTGCAATCCCTCCACCGAAAGCTCCTCCCCTCGCACCCAGGGTTGGTTTGGGTTTTTCTTCTGTCGTGAGTCTATTGAAGATTTCTTTCTCCACAATCGCTTTTGGTCTACCGTATTTAACTGCTGAAAGCTGTTTAAGAGCATCTGATAGTTGCTTGTTTGTATGGCCTAGTGGCGGGAGGTTAGCCATACTGAAAGGTTGCGTGGGCACGCCTCCAATGAGCATTTTTACAATTGTATTATAGTTGGGTAGCTGCTGTAAGTCGTCTATATCAAAGATAGGTCTAAAGTACCGTTCAAGCACTTCTGCATCTTGATTACCAACACGATGTGAAATAACGGTACCAATGTTTCCAAAAATAGCATCCCGAACTTCTTCAGTTAGTTGGGTGGTAAACTGGTTCGCCACTATAAGGTTTAGTCCAAATTTACGAGCCTCACTTAAAATGGTAGCAAAAGAATCTGTTGAGAAATTTTGAAATTCGTCTACATATAAACTAAAATCCCTCCGCTGAGCTTCTGGTATATCTGCCCGGCTCATGGCTGCTGCTTGAAATTTCATAACAAAAATCATCCCTAAAAGCTTTGAGTTAAGCTCACCTGTCCGCCCCTTACTTAGATTAACCAGTAATATTTTACCTTCGTCCATGATTTTTCTAAGGTCAAAGGAACTAGTATTCTGGCCAATAATGTTACGCATCATTTCGTTAGACATAAAGGCTCCAAACTTGCTAACGACCCAGCTTGTCACTTCTCCGGATTCGTTAGAACGTTGTGAATTTGGAAACTCTTTCGTCCAGAAATCTAGCACCATACGATCATTTGTGTATTTCAGTTTTTGTTTTGCGTAATCATAGTCCGTAAGTAGTTTAGGTATGTCTATAAAAGTTCCACCGTGAGGATCTGCCATAAGGAGTAATGCACAATTTCTAAAGATATGTTCGTAGCGTGGCCCAATAATTCCTTGATGTTGAGGGTCATATAATTTATACAACATAGAAATTACTTCTTGAATCAAAAAGTCTTTTTGTTCAGGCAAGCTATATTCAAATAAGTTAAGCCCAAGAGGATAATCCATATCTGACGGACAAAAATAAATTACATCTTCTGTTCTTTCTTTTGGCACCATTCCTAGCAGAGTCTCAGCTGTGTCACCGTGAGGATCAATAAAAGCAAACCCACGACCTTCTATCATATCTTGCAGCGCAAGGTTCTCTAAAAATACAGATTTACCGACACCGGTCTGACCGACAATATACATATGGCGGCGGCGATCGTTTTCGCTCAGCCTGATAGGCTTTTTGGCACCCCTAAAAACGTTGTAGCCAAGTAAGAGCCCATCTTCAAGCAAATTACGAGGTCCATCAACTTGTTTTGACTGTTGACGCTCAAGCTGTGTGGTTGGGACATTAGAAGAATCTGGCAAATGAAATATCGTTGCTAGTTCTACATCATTTAAAATACTCTTTCTGTATTCTGGTGGGAAAAATCGTAAAATATACGCGAGAACAAAGCTGTCTATATCCTTGGCTGGAATAAATTTAAACCCATTTCTGCCGGTAGCTTCATATAAAGAAAATACTGCGACAATGTTGTTTAAAATAACTTGCGATCGGTGCGAAATATTAGACGACGCTACTACCCGAACCAAGACTTCAAAACCATTATGCCGAGCTTTTTCTTCTATTGCTTCTGCGCGGGCTTGATCGGTACCAGAAACAGTTGGTGGTTCTACTGAGTTTTGACCTTCTTTTGCCTCTGGTGGTTTAACCGGCGCTGTGAATATTTGGCGGACCCACCAAAAAGCCAAATCTGCACCTTTTCTATTTTTCTTGCCTTGCCGTAAATTACTTGACTCGGTACTGGCTAGCTTAGTCCAGCCCGAGCTGGTAGGCCTAATAAGTATTTGAACCCCCGCACCATCTTCTCTTTCTAGTGACGACAAGGCGTTTAACAAGGCCTGCATAGTATCACGCTTAATCTCTTGATACGTCGCTATAGGATATACCGACGATTCTTTTAGCACTAATTCCCCGCCAATGGTACCGCTCGCTTTACCGACAGGGCTAAATATATTATGTTCGGCTACTTCTTCTAACCGGCTATTTGGGTAGGCGCTCAAGATTGCTTGTTCTATTACCGGCACCAATGTAATTGGAGCGGCCGTAT
The Candidatus Nomurabacteria bacterium DNA segment above includes these coding regions:
- a CDS encoding ATP-binding protein, translating into MSSSASFLLIVILVVIPSLAGGMLFFARKNLREAKNYERGLKMVPLLIHLPPSSDDLESKGRDARDIADESIFKAQTLYNILASTTKKGFKSNLYGQRHISLEIVAHKGKVYFYTAAPITLVPVIEQAILSAYPNSRLEEVAEHNIFSPVGKASGTIGGELVLKESSVYPIATYQEIKRDTMQALLNALSSLEREDGAGVQILIRPTSSGWTKLASTESSNLRQGKKNRKGADLAFWWVRQIFTAPVKPPEAKEGQNSVEPPTVSGTDQARAEAIEEKARHNGFEVLVRVVASSNISHRSQVILNNIVAVFSLYEATGRNGFKFIPAKDIDSFVLAYILRFFPPEYRKSILNDVELATIFHLPDSSNVPTTQLERQQSKQVDGPRNLLEDGLLLGYNVFRGAKKPIRLSENDRRRHMYIVGQTGVGKSVFLENLALQDMIEGRGFAFIDPHGDTAETLLGMVPKERTEDVIYFCPSDMDYPLGLNLFEYSLPEQKDFLIQEVISMLYKLYDPQHQGIIGPRYEHIFRNCALLLMADPHGGTFIDIPKLLTDYDYAKQKLKYTNDRMVLDFWTKEFPNSQRSNESGEVTSWVVSKFGAFMSNEMMRNIIGQNTSSFDLRKIMDEGKILLVNLSKGRTGELNSKLLGMIFVMKFQAAAMSRADIPEAQRRDFSLYVDEFQNFSTDSFATILSEARKFGLNLIVANQFTTQLTEEVRDAIFGNIGTVISHRVGNQDAEVLERYFRPIFDIDDLQQLPNYNTIVKMLIGGVPTQPFSMANLPPLGHTNKQLSDALKQLSAVKYGRPKAIVEKEIFNRLTTEEKPKPTLGARGGAFGGGIAPPKPPGQSSFLDDWLAKRRAQDAKRITNPAMAAGPQQTAAQAAPTTPKAAETVPKGDISTNRNISSKTVDNQEIDSIANKLKESLNTKTDTTSSSQQGTSTQKDSIVAKTGTKGMFSHDDTIHIDKNGNLTSKTSS
- a CDS encoding DUF11 domain-containing protein, with the protein product MFRKLISNLPFQPSLLSDVAFYAHRLKQEHAIRRIGFILILVGFGIQIFAVAFPPEASLATNTSDIVYGATTKKDVLRAYRNNQDTQGRKDIRAIFDHYGIGEAQIENATKTTIKDNNSNYINTSRSTTKYADTFVPIQGAIDGGIYEFPLKYWRKNEFPNGYPALTGISTYGFRFWILLKGCGNIVYEKGAKKPNFEITKQLTSKSTINEGEKSTYDIRFRNTGAIASNQTKITDSLPAGLEYVSYKSTADVRFHKKGQTLTWEIANKNSSLSPGNRWHQITVTTKSTKATTKKLCNAVVINAGNAKRAEAKDTTCITVVKPTCPGTGLPIPAGGVGACLVQCPDGSQIPYNQSCSVPQLSCSNLQVVAASAWNTRELQTTVASQPGAAVRQVDFYINGQLAGSSQNATSQGVYSYTGSFPDAGTYIIKSEVIAANGQVQPSQNCMYEETINKPDVNGPILVTDKRVRNETQNIDNANNTTANPGDQLTYSLTITNQGASPAVDLALSGEYAEDIRDILEYADIVTLNDGVLNKETSKITWAATTIAPGQTITKTFAVKVKDPLPATPISLSNPLSYDYEMHNKFGRTVVVKLNKPGSKAIEQTASMLPNTGPGSTLLMSTLIVVVVAYFYYRNKLLSKELGIIQKEFQAGGL